In Nitrososphaerota archaeon, a single genomic region encodes these proteins:
- a CDS encoding CDC48 family AAA ATPase — protein sequence MAKKDEPLQMRVGEAKQRDVGKKRARIGPDAFDFLKVNPGDIIEITGKKASCAVAWPTDEDDKFPDVVRVDGQTRKNISSALNDIVKIKKASAKIAKSIVLTPVSDVVTVDKEFTDFVKNRLKGLPFCQGDEISVMILGNPMDFKISKISPRGIVTIDKSTDFVISADKAIDKKVRVTYDEVGGLKNEIKIMREIAELPLRHPEIFDRLGIEPHSGILLYGPPGCGKTLIAKVLASESEANMFSINGPEIMNKYYGETEAKLRDIFKEAKDNSPSIIFIDEIDAIAPKREEAYGDVEKRVVAQLLALMDGLTDRGNVIVLGATNRPDSVDPALRRPGRFDREIEVSVPNVDGRLEILQIHTRGMPIAEDVELRRLAAELHGYTGADIKSLCREAALKAIRRFLPEIDLETEKVSAEILQSMEITLADFYDAIHEVVPTAMREFYVERPKVFWKNVGGLDEVKKSLQENIIVALKEPQKFYSMGIKPPRGILLYGPPGCGKTLLARAVATESGSNMILVRGPEILSKWIGESEKAIREIFRKAKTSAPCTIIFDEMDSLARIKSGEEAGIGQTILSQLLTEMEESGPSRVIVIGITNRPDLLDSSLLRPGRLEPVLYVQQSDEKGRLEIIKILTEKMPLSENVNLEEISVSTQNYTGADLSALCREAGVHAMQNNSAKIDSTDFAAALKKIRPSITKEVDQWYLAIRETISNVVPKSRDRAFYG from the coding sequence CTCTGCAAATGCGAGTAGGTGAGGCAAAGCAGAGAGATGTTGGGAAGAAAAGAGCTCGAATTGGTCCAGATGCGTTTGACTTTCTTAAAGTAAATCCAGGAGATATCATAGAGATTACCGGTAAAAAGGCAAGCTGTGCAGTTGCATGGCCAACGGATGAAGACGACAAGTTCCCAGATGTTGTTCGCGTCGACGGTCAGACAAGAAAGAACATTAGCAGTGCACTAAACGATATAGTAAAAATCAAAAAGGCATCAGCAAAAATAGCAAAGTCAATTGTACTAACACCTGTATCAGACGTTGTAACAGTGGATAAGGAGTTTACCGACTTTGTAAAGAACAGGCTCAAGGGACTACCGTTCTGTCAAGGGGACGAAATCTCTGTCATGATTTTGGGCAACCCGATGGATTTCAAGATAAGCAAGATTTCCCCAAGGGGAATTGTAACAATAGACAAGAGTACCGACTTTGTAATATCTGCAGACAAGGCAATCGACAAAAAAGTCCGAGTCACATACGACGAAGTAGGCGGACTAAAAAATGAAATCAAAATAATGCGAGAGATTGCAGAGCTGCCTCTACGACATCCTGAAATCTTTGACAGACTAGGAATAGAGCCGCACAGTGGCATACTCTTGTACGGTCCACCCGGATGTGGTAAGACACTCATTGCCAAAGTTTTGGCATCAGAGTCAGAGGCAAACATGTTTTCAATTAATGGGCCAGAAATAATGAACAAGTATTATGGTGAAACGGAAGCAAAGCTTCGTGACATTTTCAAGGAAGCAAAGGACAACTCTCCAAGCATAATATTCATTGATGAAATCGACGCCATTGCCCCAAAAAGAGAAGAGGCATACGGAGACGTCGAAAAAAGAGTAGTGGCACAACTTCTTGCACTAATGGACGGCCTCACAGATAGGGGAAACGTCATTGTTCTTGGCGCAACAAACAGACCAGACAGTGTGGATCCGGCACTGCGAAGGCCTGGAAGATTTGACAGGGAAATAGAGGTCTCGGTTCCAAACGTGGATGGAAGACTAGAGATTTTGCAAATCCACACACGAGGAATGCCGATTGCCGAAGACGTTGAGTTAAGAAGACTAGCAGCTGAATTGCACGGCTACACCGGAGCAGACATCAAGTCGTTGTGTAGAGAGGCGGCGCTCAAGGCAATTAGGAGATTTTTACCAGAAATCGATCTAGAGACGGAAAAAGTATCTGCGGAGATATTGCAATCAATGGAAATAACACTAGCTGACTTTTACGACGCAATACATGAAGTTGTTCCCACCGCGATGAGAGAATTCTATGTAGAGCGACCAAAGGTATTTTGGAAAAACGTCGGAGGCCTAGACGAAGTCAAAAAGTCGCTCCAGGAAAACATCATAGTTGCACTAAAAGAGCCGCAAAAATTCTACAGCATGGGAATCAAGCCTCCACGAGGAATTTTACTGTACGGTCCACCCGGATGTGGTAAGACACTTCTTGCGCGCGCAGTTGCAACAGAGAGTGGAAGCAACATGATCCTAGTCAGGGGGCCAGAAATTCTATCAAAGTGGATTGGTGAATCGGAAAAAGCAATAAGAGAGATTTTCAGAAAGGCAAAGACATCCGCGCCATGCACTATAATATTTGATGAAATGGACTCGCTTGCAAGAATAAAGTCAGGCGAAGAGGCAGGAATAGGCCAAACAATACTGAGTCAGCTCCTCACAGAAATGGAGGAAAGTGGGCCATCGCGCGTAATAGTGATTGGAATTACCAATCGACCTGATTTACTAGACAGTTCACTGCTCAGACCGGGAAGATTAGAGCCAGTACTATATGTCCAGCAGTCAGACGAAAAGGGAAGGCTTGAGATAATCAAAATTCTAACAGAAAAGATGCCACTGTCTGAGAACGTAAACCTAGAAGAGATCTCAGTTTCTACCCAAAATTATACTGGTGCTGATTTGTCGGCTTTGTGCAGAGAGGCCGGGGTTCACGCAATGCAGAACAATTCCGCCAAAATAGACAGTACAGACTTTGCTGCCGCCCTCAAGAAGATTCGACCATCAATCACAAAGGAAGTCGACCAGTGGTATTTAGCAATAAGGGAAACTATTTCTAATGTCGTACCAAAGTCAAGAGATAGAGCATTTTACGGATAA
- the cyoE gene encoding protoheme IX farnesyltransferase — protein MVAKELLEVSKPRIVVLLVITAVTSMYAASKLIGPELDPMGLLHIIIAGGLASAGSSALNHYYDRDIDPLMKRTNSRPIPAGKIKAPTVLAYGLAVSVASVVYAYFTLNWVSTFFIGLGIFFYVIIYTAWLKRKNSSNIVIGGFAGSAASMAGWTAATGFVPPMGIDLLGFLVGFLVFVWTPSHFWCLAMKIRDDYAEARVPMLPVLIGMQKTSKYILANTAILLPYSLALYAFGLGLVYVAIAAASGSLMLVYHYKLTKNPTSDFAWKAYKVTAPYLTIIFVAVALDAAFHFRI, from the coding sequence TTGGTAGCAAAAGAACTACTCGAAGTATCAAAGCCAAGAATTGTGGTCTTACTAGTTATCACGGCGGTAACGTCAATGTATGCCGCATCAAAACTAATCGGCCCAGAACTTGATCCAATGGGTTTACTCCACATCATAATTGCAGGTGGTCTGGCATCTGCAGGTTCTAGCGCACTGAATCATTACTACGATCGTGACATCGATCCCCTTATGAAGCGAACCAACTCTAGGCCAATCCCGGCTGGAAAAATAAAGGCGCCAACTGTTTTAGCATATGGACTCGCAGTCAGCGTAGCGTCTGTTGTTTATGCATATTTTACACTAAACTGGGTCTCGACATTTTTCATAGGTCTTGGCATATTTTTTTATGTGATAATCTACACAGCCTGGCTTAAGAGAAAAAACTCGTCCAACATCGTAATTGGTGGCTTTGCAGGAAGTGCTGCTTCTATGGCTGGCTGGACTGCGGCAACCGGATTTGTCCCGCCTATGGGAATTGACCTGCTTGGATTCTTGGTAGGCTTTTTGGTCTTTGTGTGGACGCCATCTCACTTTTGGTGCCTTGCCATGAAAATACGAGATGATTATGCAGAGGCGCGGGTACCAATGCTACCTGTTCTAATTGGAATGCAAAAAACATCAAAGTATATTCTGGCAAATACTGCAATACTACTGCCATACTCACTGGCATTGTATGCATTTGGCCTAGGGCTAGTCTATGTGGCAATTGCCGCAGCGAGTGGTAGTCTGATGCTCGTGTACCACTACAAGCTCACAAAAAATCCAACATCGGATTTTGCATGGAAGGCGTACAAAGTCACGGCACCATATCTGACAATAATATTTGTAGCAGTGGCTCTGGATGCTGCGTTTCACTTTAGGATCTAG